The genomic DNA TGCAACACCCCCGCGTTGGCATTCGTCGTGCCGCTGTAAGTATTCACGCCGCTCTGCACCAGCGTTCCCGCACCGGTCTTCGTCAACGAACCCGGAGTCGCCGCCCCATTCACAATCGGCGCGCTCACGGTCAGCGTCCCCGTGACATTGAACGAACGATTCGCCGCGCCGGCAGTACCGCTCAGTTCGACGTTGCTCGCGCCGATCGTACCGCTGACCGTTTCGACAATAATTGACGACGTACCGGTCGACGTCACGTTGCCGTTGAGCACCAGTCGCGAACCAGCATCGCCCGCCGTGAGGCTCTTTCGCAGGTTGAGCACGCTGTCGTTGAGCGTGAGCGAACCAACGGTAGCC from Anatilimnocola floriformis includes the following:
- a CDS encoding autotransporter-associated beta strand repeat-containing protein; the protein is ATVGSLTLNDSVLNLRKSLTAGDAGSRLVLNGNVTSTGTSSIIVETVSGTIGASNVELSGTAGAANRSFNVTGTLTVSAPIVNGAATPGSLTKTGAGTLVQSGVNTYSGTTNANAGVL